The following coding sequences are from one Manis pentadactyla isolate mManPen7 chromosome 13, mManPen7.hap1, whole genome shotgun sequence window:
- the LOC118936078 gene encoding olfactory receptor 11L1-like, with protein sequence MEVTNQTTVTEFIFLGFPGIFYLRLTLFVMFLTVYLLSLMANTLIIFSVVMEPSLQMPMYIFLGNMSFLEIWYTTLTVPKLLATCLSRGVTISVSGCKAQYYFFFSMGATECILLAVMVYERYLAICNRLRYSLLMSIPVCLRFSAGSWIRGFISPLLPSILISHLNFCGPQKINHFFCDSDPIYKLSCSDTFLVEALSYTCSSVVILSSFLLTMSSYGHIAVTTIRMSSQEAWRKAFSTFASHLTVVTINYGTIIFAYVCPPAKYNFTIGKVVSMFYCVLTPLVNPLI encoded by the coding sequence ATGGAGGTGACAAACCAGACCACAGTGACtgagttcatttttcttgggtttcCTGGTATTTTCTACCTGAGACTCACATTGTTTGTGATGTTTCTTACTGTGTATCTGCTGTCCCTCATGGCAAACACCCTCATCATATTCTCTGTTGTGATGGAGCCCTCACTCCAGATGCCCATgtacattttcttaggaaatatgTCCTTCCTGGAGATCTGGTACACCACACTCACAGTACCTAAACTGCTGGCCACCTGCCTGTCACGGGGTGTCACCATCTCTGTGTCTGGCTGTAAAGCCCAGTACTACTTCTTTTTCTCCATGGGAGCTACCGAGTGCATCCTCCTGGCAGTGATGGTCTATGAACGGTACCTGGCCATCTGCAACCGTCTAAGATACTCACTGCTCATGAGTATTCCAGTGTGCCTGAGGTTCTCTGCTGGATCTTGGATTAGGGGCTTCATTTCCCCTCTTCTGCCTTCCATACTTATCTCTCATCTGAACTTCTGTGGCCCCCAGAAGATCAACCATTTCTTTTGTGACTCAGACCCCATCTATAAACTCTCTTGTTCAGATACATTCTTGGTGGAGGCCTTGAGCTACACATGTAGCTCTGTTGTGATTCTcagttcttttcttctcaccatGTCCTCCTATGGACACATTGCAGTCACAACAATCAGAATGTCTTCCCAGGAAGCTTGGAGAAAAGCTTTCTCCACCTTTGCCTCCCACCTCACTGTGGTCACCATCAATTATGGCACCATCATCTTTGCCTATGTCTGCCCTCCAGCCAAGTACAACTTCACCATTGGTAAAGTGGTCTCCATGTTCTACTGTGTGCTCACCCCATTGGTAAATCCTCTCATATAG